A genome region from Actinopolymorpha sp. NPDC004070 includes the following:
- the purH gene encoding bifunctional phosphoribosylaminoimidazolecarboxamide formyltransferase/IMP cyclohydrolase, protein MNDTTSTTAGSAAADEGRRPIRRALVSVYDKSGLTEFARGLADAGVTIVSTGSTAATIEAAGIAVTRVEELTGFPECLDGRVKTLHPRVHAGLLADTRNPDHVRQLAALNVEAFDLLVSNLYPFAATVASGAGPDEVIEQIDIGGPAMTRAAAKNHASVAVVTSPLRYADVLAAVSAGGFTLDQRQRLAVEAFVHTATYDVQVASWLGNVVAPTDEGTGFPAWFGATWNRQAVLRYGENPHQRAALYSSASTAPGLAQAEQLHGKGMSYNNYVDADAARRAAYDFAAPAVAIIKHANPCGIAVAADLAEAHSKAHACDPVSAFGGVIATNRPVTEAMARQVAEVFTEVVVAPEFEPAALSILTRKKNIRLLRCPPPAGAGVEIRQVSGGALVQTVDAVDAPGDDLLGWRLVAGNPVDDSVLADLVFAWRAVRAVKSNAILLASGEATVGVGMGQVNRVDSARLAVARAGERAAGSVAASDAFFPFADGLQVLLDAGVRAVVEPGGSVRDDEVIAAAEAAGVPLYFTGTRHFFH, encoded by the coding sequence GTGAACGACACCACCAGCACCACCGCCGGATCGGCCGCCGCCGACGAGGGCCGGCGTCCCATCCGCCGCGCGCTGGTCAGCGTCTACGACAAGAGCGGACTGACGGAGTTCGCTCGCGGGCTGGCCGACGCCGGTGTGACGATCGTGTCCACCGGCTCCACCGCCGCCACCATCGAGGCCGCGGGGATCGCGGTGACCCGGGTGGAGGAGCTGACCGGGTTCCCGGAGTGCCTGGACGGCCGGGTCAAGACGCTGCACCCGCGGGTGCACGCCGGGCTGCTGGCCGACACCCGCAACCCCGACCACGTTCGCCAGCTCGCCGCCCTGAACGTCGAGGCGTTCGACCTGCTGGTGTCGAACCTCTATCCGTTCGCGGCGACGGTCGCCTCCGGCGCCGGTCCGGACGAGGTGATCGAGCAGATCGACATCGGTGGCCCGGCGATGACCCGCGCGGCAGCCAAGAACCACGCCAGCGTCGCGGTGGTCACCTCCCCACTGCGGTACGCCGACGTGCTGGCCGCGGTCTCCGCCGGCGGCTTCACGCTGGACCAGCGGCAGCGGCTCGCCGTCGAGGCGTTCGTGCACACCGCCACCTACGACGTGCAGGTCGCGTCCTGGCTGGGCAACGTCGTGGCGCCCACCGACGAGGGCACCGGTTTCCCCGCGTGGTTCGGCGCCACCTGGAACCGCCAGGCGGTGTTGCGGTACGGCGAGAACCCCCACCAGCGGGCCGCGCTCTACTCCTCCGCCTCCACCGCGCCCGGCCTGGCCCAGGCCGAGCAGCTGCACGGCAAGGGGATGTCGTACAACAACTACGTCGACGCCGACGCGGCCCGTCGCGCGGCCTACGACTTCGCGGCGCCCGCGGTGGCGATCATCAAGCACGCCAACCCGTGCGGGATCGCGGTGGCTGCCGACCTCGCCGAGGCGCACTCCAAGGCGCACGCCTGCGACCCGGTGTCGGCGTTCGGCGGGGTGATCGCGACCAACCGCCCGGTGACCGAGGCGATGGCGCGGCAGGTCGCGGAGGTGTTCACCGAGGTCGTGGTGGCGCCGGAGTTCGAGCCGGCGGCGCTTTCGATCCTCACCCGGAAGAAGAACATCCGGCTGCTGCGCTGCCCACCGCCCGCCGGCGCCGGGGTGGAGATCCGCCAGGTCTCCGGTGGTGCGCTGGTGCAGACCGTGGACGCGGTGGACGCCCCGGGAGACGACCTGCTCGGTTGGCGACTGGTGGCCGGTAACCCCGTCGACGACTCGGTGCTCGCCGACCTGGTGTTCGCCTGGCGGGCGGTCCGCGCGGTCAAGTCCAACGCCATCCTGCTCGCCAGCGGCGAGGCGACGGTGGGCGTCGGCATGGGGCAGGTCAACCGGGTCGACTCCGCCCGGCTCGCGGTGGCGCGTGCCGGTGAACGAGCGGCCGGGTCGGTGGCCGCCTCGGACGCGTTCTTCCCGTTCGCCGACGGGCTGCAGGTGCTGCTGGACGCCGGCGTGCGCGCGGTGGTCGAGCCCGGTGGTTCGGTGCGCGACGACGAGGTGATCGCGGCGGCCGAGGCGGCCGGGGTGCCGTTGTACTTCACCGGGACCCGGCACTTCTTCCACTGA
- the purN gene encoding phosphoribosylglycinamide formyltransferase: MSARLVVLLSGSGTLLQALLDATRDPAYGATVVAVGADRDGVEGLARADRAGVPTFTLRVRDFPERADWDAALTAKVAAFEPDLVVSAGFLKLVGESFLTAFGGKYVNSHNSLLPAFPGMHGPRDALAYGVRLAGATLFVVDEGVDAGPIIAQVAVPVRDDDTEETLTERIKVAERRQLVDVVGSMVREGYTVSGRKVTIP; the protein is encoded by the coding sequence CTGTCCGCCCGCCTCGTCGTCCTGCTCTCCGGTTCGGGCACCCTGTTGCAGGCCCTGCTCGACGCCACCCGCGATCCGGCGTACGGCGCCACGGTCGTCGCCGTCGGCGCGGACCGCGACGGGGTCGAGGGCCTGGCCCGCGCCGACCGCGCCGGCGTTCCGACGTTCACGTTGCGGGTGCGCGACTTTCCCGAGCGCGCCGACTGGGACGCCGCGCTCACCGCGAAGGTCGCCGCGTTCGAACCCGACCTGGTGGTGTCGGCCGGTTTCCTCAAGCTGGTCGGTGAGTCCTTCCTGACGGCGTTCGGCGGGAAGTACGTCAACAGCCACAACTCGCTGCTGCCGGCGTTCCCCGGGATGCACGGGCCGCGAGACGCGCTCGCTTACGGCGTCCGCCTGGCCGGAGCCACTTTGTTCGTCGTCGACGAGGGCGTCGACGCCGGTCCGATCATCGCCCAGGTCGCCGTGCCCGTGCGCGACGACGACACCGAGGAAACGCTGACCGAACGCATCAAGGTGGCCGAGCGCCGCCAGCTCGTCGACGTCGTCGGCTCGATGGTGCGCGAGGGCTACACCGTTTCGGGCAGAAAGGTCACCATCCCGTGA
- a CDS encoding DUF6350 family protein: MGALLVAGWAVLAGVLPCAAIAVVGWFATTGGTGSWAFRVGVDAWLSAHWVPIGLSDGRYNLAPWGLTALPVLLLWRAGGWVARTAELRGVRDTCLGVASLAVAYGALVTLVALATRADEAAPDLLRAFGFATLLAAVVGGAGTTWDTGHAKSFWARLPEGVRAVLYGGTAGLVALLTCGTVLVAASLAVHAGRVADLTRSLAPGPVGLVLLLVACLAYLPNAAVFGTAYALGPGFAVGTGTVVAPSGVLLGSLPAFPLLGALPVTTTPPGWLAAVLVLPIAAGAVAGLAAVRRYPEYGVETAAARAGLAGVAGGVLYTLVALLAGGSVGPGRLADVGVPAAQTALIAVSTLGIAGAVAVPASRAASRWNPLDRLPGRRRGDAAEQDTADQGAAGQDATEQD; this comes from the coding sequence GTGGGGGCGCTTCTGGTGGCCGGCTGGGCGGTGCTGGCGGGGGTGTTGCCGTGTGCGGCGATCGCCGTCGTGGGCTGGTTCGCCACGACCGGCGGTACGGGGTCGTGGGCCTTCCGGGTCGGCGTGGACGCCTGGCTGTCGGCCCACTGGGTGCCGATCGGCCTGTCCGACGGCCGGTACAACCTCGCGCCCTGGGGTCTGACCGCGTTGCCTGTTCTGTTGCTGTGGCGGGCCGGTGGCTGGGTGGCCCGCACCGCCGAACTGCGCGGGGTGCGCGACACCTGCCTGGGGGTGGCATCCCTGGCGGTCGCCTACGGCGCACTGGTGACGCTCGTTGCGCTGGCCACCCGCGCCGACGAGGCCGCTCCCGACCTCCTGCGGGCCTTCGGGTTCGCCACTCTGCTCGCCGCCGTGGTGGGCGGCGCCGGGACGACCTGGGATACCGGGCACGCCAAGTCGTTCTGGGCGCGCCTGCCCGAGGGTGTGCGGGCCGTCCTCTACGGCGGTACCGCCGGCCTTGTCGCACTGCTGACCTGCGGCACCGTGCTGGTCGCCGCGTCCCTGGCCGTGCACGCCGGCCGGGTCGCCGACCTCACCAGGTCGCTGGCGCCCGGACCGGTCGGTCTGGTGCTGCTGCTCGTGGCGTGCCTGGCGTACCTCCCGAACGCCGCGGTGTTCGGTACGGCGTACGCCCTCGGTCCGGGTTTCGCGGTCGGGACCGGCACGGTCGTCGCGCCGTCGGGTGTGCTGCTCGGCTCGTTGCCGGCATTTCCGCTGCTCGGCGCCCTGCCGGTGACCACGACGCCGCCCGGCTGGCTGGCCGCGGTACTGGTGCTGCCGATCGCGGCGGGCGCGGTGGCCGGGCTGGCGGCCGTACGCAGGTATCCGGAGTACGGCGTGGAAACAGCGGCCGCCCGGGCCGGACTGGCCGGGGTCGCCGGCGGGGTGCTCTACACGCTGGTAGCCCTGCTGGCCGGCGGCTCGGTCGGCCCCGGGCGGCTGGCCGACGTCGGGGTGCCCGCGGCTCAGACGGCGCTGATCGCGGTCAGCACGCTCGGGATCGCCGGGGCGGTGGCGGTGCCGGCGAGCAGGGCGGCGTCCCGGTGGAACCCGCTCGACCGGCTGCCCGGCCGGCGGCGTGGAGACGCGGCCGAGCAGGACACAGCCGATCAGGGCGCAGCCGGCCAGGACGCGACAGAGCAGGACTGA